In one Culex quinquefasciatus strain JHB chromosome 2, VPISU_Cqui_1.0_pri_paternal, whole genome shotgun sequence genomic region, the following are encoded:
- the LOC6051165 gene encoding intracellular protein transport protein USO1 isoform X1: MKTGYGLTTGDSLGYLSHSAKPFSSLPYGGGSGSKGYSSLTSSGIKSAKYGAGGDKDTFVGRAKKTKSRKLSTDKIDTPLYKKKTFDFTDYAYREAVNRLKFLLTEAYEPTKAATSIYYRGVVDDTKSEASDNQSIVERPSMTEVSKYFNPGTVSRYNSSGAGLGRRYSFLNQSALKPAVSTASLHPAPSVCSVSQNLEVAQPPPELLGFIEKQETYIEQLEKESQYCREELSTLLKKVKDVVSENEALTDRSRSKALYQMDSSESEDLDIDRMREKGRLSGPNIVFESRISELEAQLAQSQIDLKKLFNENEENKRKLVHGTSDASCADVYRKQVENLQRDKHNLEETVRKLQLSIDQLKDTEATNFSKTQRSRDMIEHVAFERNQAELEIRRLKDELERQHERVREIQHEMTKRLAEERSNAERRYTFQVDQLGGDLSSQWEQATKLQLEVERMKRIESDYKREISQKNSQIDELKMEVKNKTAIFMSDLNQASAEKQSLEQEITSLRLQLERAERQSKVEVSRLNAEITSLRQRLDRSDADLLHSKRENLKLSDEVASLEKELTLGELNKETRPSKELAKIISDMEAKHASTVSELEGMVQDQKQLMEKLTAECKSLTHKLEDTTQKHKQEIDILQNNFDFLSQRIETNEAVAAAAATAAAVSNQDNQYQASTNAASANYQNEYASPSADYTGYANYPTDQQASADTAAVAQNYSSPSPNQSANVARDDVNYEGSKNVSRPGSTAAQYRQPTADVPASRPSQGKVSRPESQTSDRQQYSKQPQQQQELSRTSSVNDYNESKGKRSDSRLSRASISNEDATKLQGKEPEFGRPDGERSSRVGAGGGDSAKPDGTGSSGRLSRESTQSSRQSIRQSYGEPVQSSPYVSELVEQPVEQYPSTTVTQQGSVDQSYAQPADQYQPSDETYAENTAGYDTSQYDPSQQQQQYDPSQYEGYGDQQQYVESYDPQQTYDQQQQQQQYQDYQQPYDAQQYTTEQVYDEPSSYPTGSAQSPTQQSAPAPAPVPTAAPVPLEQAESARNVGYARGGPRTGGTANGAKQQYKQPAAK; the protein is encoded by the exons ATGAAAACCGGATATGGATTAACCACTGGAGATTCACTTGGATATCTTAGCCATTCGGCTAAACCGTTCAGTTCGTTGCCTTATGGTGGGGGTTCTGGCAGTAAAGGATACTCGTCACTGACCAGCAGTGGAATAAAGTCAGCCAAATATGGAGCAGGAGGCGATAAGGATACGTTTGTTGGAAGAGCGAAGAAAACGAAATCAAG GAAACTTTCAACCGATAAAATCGATACCCCCCTGTACAAGAAGAAAACGTTCGACTTTACGGACTATGCCTACCGCGAGGCCGTCAATCGACTAAAGTTCCTGCTGACGGAGGCCTATGAACCGACCAAGGCTGCAACATCAATCTACTACCGCGGGGTAGTAGACGACACCAAGTCAGAGGCCTCGGACAACCAATCGATCGTCGAGAGACCCTCGATGACGGAGGTATCCAAGTACTTCAACCCGGGAACCGTCTCGCGGTACAACTCGAGCGGCGCGGGGTTGGGACGACGTTACAGCTTCCTGAACCAGAGTGCCCTGAAGCCGGCAGTTTCAACGGCTAGCCTGCATCCAGCACCTTCAG TTTGCAGTGTCTCACAAAATCTCGAAGTTGCGCAGCCGCCTCCAGAGTTGCTTGGCTTCATCGAAAAGCAAGAAACGTACATCGAACAGCTGGAGAAGGAGTCTCAGTACTGTCGG GAAGAACTGTCGACACTGCTGAAGAAGGTCAAGGACGTCGTCTCAGAAAATGAAGCCCTGACAGATCGTTCCAGGTCGAAAGCACTCTACCAGATGGACTCCTCCGAGAGTGAAGATCTGGATATTGACCGCATGCGTGAAAAGGGTAGGCTATCGGGTCCGAACATCGTGTTCGAGTCTCGCATCAGCGAGCTGGAAGCCCAGCTGGCTCAGTCTCAAATCGATCTAAAGAAGCTGTTCAACGAAAACGAAGAGAACAAGCGCAAGCTGGTGCACGGTACGAGCGATGCCAGCTGTGCCGACGTCTACCGCAAGCAGGTCGAGAATCTCCAGCGAGACAAGCACAACCTCGAAGAAACGGTTCGGAAGCTTCAGCTGTCCATCGATCAGCTCAAAGATACCGAAGCAACCAACTTCAGCAAGACCCAGCGCAGTCGAGACATGATCGAGCACGTGGCTTTCGAGCGGAATCAAGCGGAACTGGAGATTCGCCGCTTGAAGGACGAACTCGAGCGGCAGCACGAGCGAGTTCGCGAGATTCAGCACGAAATGACCAAGCGACTGGCAGAGGAGCGATCGAACGCTGAACGGCGGTACACTTTCCAGGTGGATCAGCTGGGCGGAGACTTGAGCAGCCAGTGGGAACAGGCGACCAAGCTGCAGCTGGAGGTGGAGCGAATGAAGCGCATCGAGTCGGACTACAAGCGGGAGATCAGCCAGAAGAACTCGCAAATCGATGAGCTGAAGATGGAGGTGAAGAACAAGACGGCGATCTTTATGTCCGATTTGAATCAGGCTAGTGCGGAGAAACAGTCGCTGGAGCAGGAGATCACTTCTTTGAG ACTCCAACTGGAACGCGCCGAGCGACAATCCAAAGTGGAGGTTTCCCGCCTAAATGCTGAAATCACTTCGCTGCGCCAGCGCCTGGATCGCTCGGACGCGGATCTGCTGCACTCGAAGCGCGAAAATTTAAAACTGAGCGACGAAGTTGCCTCGCTGGAGAAAGAG CTAACCCTTGGTGAACTCAACAAGGAAACTCGCCCGTCAAAGGAACTGGCAAAAATCATTTCTGACATGGAAGCAAAGCATG CCTCCACCGTGTCAGAGCTCGAGGGCATGGTTCAAGATCAAAAACAGCTCATGGAAAAACTAACCGCAGAATGCAAAAGCTTAACGCACAAGTTAGAGGACACGACACAGAAGCATAA GCAGGAAATAGATATCCTCCAGAACAACTTTGATTTCCTCTCACAACGCATAGAAACTAACGAGGCGGTCGCCGCCGCCGCTGCCACCGCTGCAGCAGTGTCTAACCAAGATAATCAATACCAAGCTTCAACTAACGCTGCTAGCGCTAACTACCAGAACGAATACGCTTCCCCTAGTGCCGACTACACCGGCTATGCAAACTATCCTACTGATCAGCAAGCTAGTGCTGACACTGCTGCAGTTGCTCAGAATTACTCAAGTCCGTCCCCGAATCAGTCAGCCAACGTTGCCAGAGATGATGTGAACTATGAAG GCTCCAAGAATGTGTCTCGACCGGGCAGTACCGCCGCACAGTACCGGCAACCGACCGCTGATGTCCCCGCCAGCAGACCTTCCCAGGGCAAGGTGTCACGACCTGAGTCACAAACCTCTGACCGGCAGCAGTACAGCAAGCAacctcagcagcagcaggaactaTCCCGAACCAGCTCCGTCAACGATTACAACGAGTCCAAGGGAAAGCGAAGTGACTCCCGGCTGTCCCGGGCGTCAATCTCCAACGAGGATGCGACCAAGCTGCAAGGAAAGGAGCCGGAGTTTGGACGTCCTGACGGGGAGCGATCATCCCGGGTTGGCGCCGGTGGGGGGGATTCCGCTAAACCAGACGGCACCGGCAGCAGTGGACGCTTGTCTCGGGAATCAACTCAATCGTCACGACAATCAATCAGACAATCATACGGTGAACCGGTACAATCAAGCCCATATGTATCAGAGCTCGTGGAGCAGCCGGTGGAACAATATCCCTCGACAACAGTCACCCAACAGGGAAGTGTGGATCAATCCTATGCACAGCCAGCCGACCAGTACCAACCATCTGACGAGACCTACGCCGAGAATACCGCCGGATATGACACATCCCAGTATGATCCctcacagcagcagcaacagtacGACCCGAGCCAGTACGAGGGATACGGCGACCAGCAGCAGTACGTGGAATCCTACGACCCACAGCAGACCTAtgaccaacagcagcagcaacagcagtacCAAGATTATCAGCAACCATATGATGCACAGCAGTACACCACTGAGCAAGTATATGATGAACCAAGCAGCTACCCCACCGGAAGTGCACAGTCCCCTACCCAACAGTCAGCACCCGCACCCGCACCCGTTCCAACCGCCGCCCCAGTCCCACTGGAACAAGCTGAAAGCGCTCGAAATGTGGGGTACGCACGCGGTGGCCCACGGACCGGAGGAACCGCCAACGGAGCCAAGCAGCAGTACAAGCAACCTGCCGCCAAGTAA
- the LOC6051165 gene encoding intracellular protein transport protein USO1 isoform X2 yields the protein MNSENTRKLDNLKLSTDKIDTPLYKKKTFDFTDYAYREAVNRLKFLLTEAYEPTKAATSIYYRGVVDDTKSEASDNQSIVERPSMTEVSKYFNPGTVSRYNSSGAGLGRRYSFLNQSALKPAVSTASLHPAPSVCSVSQNLEVAQPPPELLGFIEKQETYIEQLEKESQYCREELSTLLKKVKDVVSENEALTDRSRSKALYQMDSSESEDLDIDRMREKGRLSGPNIVFESRISELEAQLAQSQIDLKKLFNENEENKRKLVHGTSDASCADVYRKQVENLQRDKHNLEETVRKLQLSIDQLKDTEATNFSKTQRSRDMIEHVAFERNQAELEIRRLKDELERQHERVREIQHEMTKRLAEERSNAERRYTFQVDQLGGDLSSQWEQATKLQLEVERMKRIESDYKREISQKNSQIDELKMEVKNKTAIFMSDLNQASAEKQSLEQEITSLRLQLERAERQSKVEVSRLNAEITSLRQRLDRSDADLLHSKRENLKLSDEVASLEKELTLGELNKETRPSKELAKIISDMEAKHASTVSELEGMVQDQKQLMEKLTAECKSLTHKLEDTTQKHKQEIDILQNNFDFLSQRIETNEAVAAAAATAAAVSNQDNQYQASTNAASANYQNEYASPSADYTGYANYPTDQQASADTAAVAQNYSSPSPNQSANVARDDVNYEGSKNVSRPGSTAAQYRQPTADVPASRPSQGKVSRPESQTSDRQQYSKQPQQQQELSRTSSVNDYNESKGKRSDSRLSRASISNEDATKLQGKEPEFGRPDGERSSRVGAGGGDSAKPDGTGSSGRLSRESTQSSRQSIRQSYGEPVQSSPYVSELVEQPVEQYPSTTVTQQGSVDQSYAQPADQYQPSDETYAENTAGYDTSQYDPSQQQQQYDPSQYEGYGDQQQYVESYDPQQTYDQQQQQQQYQDYQQPYDAQQYTTEQVYDEPSSYPTGSAQSPTQQSAPAPAPVPTAAPVPLEQAESARNVGYARGGPRTGGTANGAKQQYKQPAAK from the exons ATGAATTCAGAGAATACAAGGAAGTTGGACAACTT GAAACTTTCAACCGATAAAATCGATACCCCCCTGTACAAGAAGAAAACGTTCGACTTTACGGACTATGCCTACCGCGAGGCCGTCAATCGACTAAAGTTCCTGCTGACGGAGGCCTATGAACCGACCAAGGCTGCAACATCAATCTACTACCGCGGGGTAGTAGACGACACCAAGTCAGAGGCCTCGGACAACCAATCGATCGTCGAGAGACCCTCGATGACGGAGGTATCCAAGTACTTCAACCCGGGAACCGTCTCGCGGTACAACTCGAGCGGCGCGGGGTTGGGACGACGTTACAGCTTCCTGAACCAGAGTGCCCTGAAGCCGGCAGTTTCAACGGCTAGCCTGCATCCAGCACCTTCAG TTTGCAGTGTCTCACAAAATCTCGAAGTTGCGCAGCCGCCTCCAGAGTTGCTTGGCTTCATCGAAAAGCAAGAAACGTACATCGAACAGCTGGAGAAGGAGTCTCAGTACTGTCGG GAAGAACTGTCGACACTGCTGAAGAAGGTCAAGGACGTCGTCTCAGAAAATGAAGCCCTGACAGATCGTTCCAGGTCGAAAGCACTCTACCAGATGGACTCCTCCGAGAGTGAAGATCTGGATATTGACCGCATGCGTGAAAAGGGTAGGCTATCGGGTCCGAACATCGTGTTCGAGTCTCGCATCAGCGAGCTGGAAGCCCAGCTGGCTCAGTCTCAAATCGATCTAAAGAAGCTGTTCAACGAAAACGAAGAGAACAAGCGCAAGCTGGTGCACGGTACGAGCGATGCCAGCTGTGCCGACGTCTACCGCAAGCAGGTCGAGAATCTCCAGCGAGACAAGCACAACCTCGAAGAAACGGTTCGGAAGCTTCAGCTGTCCATCGATCAGCTCAAAGATACCGAAGCAACCAACTTCAGCAAGACCCAGCGCAGTCGAGACATGATCGAGCACGTGGCTTTCGAGCGGAATCAAGCGGAACTGGAGATTCGCCGCTTGAAGGACGAACTCGAGCGGCAGCACGAGCGAGTTCGCGAGATTCAGCACGAAATGACCAAGCGACTGGCAGAGGAGCGATCGAACGCTGAACGGCGGTACACTTTCCAGGTGGATCAGCTGGGCGGAGACTTGAGCAGCCAGTGGGAACAGGCGACCAAGCTGCAGCTGGAGGTGGAGCGAATGAAGCGCATCGAGTCGGACTACAAGCGGGAGATCAGCCAGAAGAACTCGCAAATCGATGAGCTGAAGATGGAGGTGAAGAACAAGACGGCGATCTTTATGTCCGATTTGAATCAGGCTAGTGCGGAGAAACAGTCGCTGGAGCAGGAGATCACTTCTTTGAG ACTCCAACTGGAACGCGCCGAGCGACAATCCAAAGTGGAGGTTTCCCGCCTAAATGCTGAAATCACTTCGCTGCGCCAGCGCCTGGATCGCTCGGACGCGGATCTGCTGCACTCGAAGCGCGAAAATTTAAAACTGAGCGACGAAGTTGCCTCGCTGGAGAAAGAG CTAACCCTTGGTGAACTCAACAAGGAAACTCGCCCGTCAAAGGAACTGGCAAAAATCATTTCTGACATGGAAGCAAAGCATG CCTCCACCGTGTCAGAGCTCGAGGGCATGGTTCAAGATCAAAAACAGCTCATGGAAAAACTAACCGCAGAATGCAAAAGCTTAACGCACAAGTTAGAGGACACGACACAGAAGCATAA GCAGGAAATAGATATCCTCCAGAACAACTTTGATTTCCTCTCACAACGCATAGAAACTAACGAGGCGGTCGCCGCCGCCGCTGCCACCGCTGCAGCAGTGTCTAACCAAGATAATCAATACCAAGCTTCAACTAACGCTGCTAGCGCTAACTACCAGAACGAATACGCTTCCCCTAGTGCCGACTACACCGGCTATGCAAACTATCCTACTGATCAGCAAGCTAGTGCTGACACTGCTGCAGTTGCTCAGAATTACTCAAGTCCGTCCCCGAATCAGTCAGCCAACGTTGCCAGAGATGATGTGAACTATGAAG GCTCCAAGAATGTGTCTCGACCGGGCAGTACCGCCGCACAGTACCGGCAACCGACCGCTGATGTCCCCGCCAGCAGACCTTCCCAGGGCAAGGTGTCACGACCTGAGTCACAAACCTCTGACCGGCAGCAGTACAGCAAGCAacctcagcagcagcaggaactaTCCCGAACCAGCTCCGTCAACGATTACAACGAGTCCAAGGGAAAGCGAAGTGACTCCCGGCTGTCCCGGGCGTCAATCTCCAACGAGGATGCGACCAAGCTGCAAGGAAAGGAGCCGGAGTTTGGACGTCCTGACGGGGAGCGATCATCCCGGGTTGGCGCCGGTGGGGGGGATTCCGCTAAACCAGACGGCACCGGCAGCAGTGGACGCTTGTCTCGGGAATCAACTCAATCGTCACGACAATCAATCAGACAATCATACGGTGAACCGGTACAATCAAGCCCATATGTATCAGAGCTCGTGGAGCAGCCGGTGGAACAATATCCCTCGACAACAGTCACCCAACAGGGAAGTGTGGATCAATCCTATGCACAGCCAGCCGACCAGTACCAACCATCTGACGAGACCTACGCCGAGAATACCGCCGGATATGACACATCCCAGTATGATCCctcacagcagcagcaacagtacGACCCGAGCCAGTACGAGGGATACGGCGACCAGCAGCAGTACGTGGAATCCTACGACCCACAGCAGACCTAtgaccaacagcagcagcaacagcagtacCAAGATTATCAGCAACCATATGATGCACAGCAGTACACCACTGAGCAAGTATATGATGAACCAAGCAGCTACCCCACCGGAAGTGCACAGTCCCCTACCCAACAGTCAGCACCCGCACCCGCACCCGTTCCAACCGCCGCCCCAGTCCCACTGGAACAAGCTGAAAGCGCTCGAAATGTGGGGTACGCACGCGGTGGCCCACGGACCGGAGGAACCGCCAACGGAGCCAAGCAGCAGTACAAGCAACCTGCCGCCAAGTAA